A genomic window from Silene latifolia isolate original U9 population chromosome 11, ASM4854445v1, whole genome shotgun sequence includes:
- the LOC141612615 gene encoding protein RBL-like isoform X2 — protein MAFNRRGTLLAAGCSNGSCVIWDFETRVIAKELKDEDCTAVITSVCWSKYGHRILVSMADKRLILWDVATGVKVAQTTIKLISLHAQLHPGSSIPSLCLVNPIYSAPFLVDLNTGKSTVLPISVSECVKDSASHIPSCFNIHGDLVYVGNSKGEILIIDHHSIQLRAVVYHARGAVIKNIVFSRNGMYLLTNSSDGTIRVFENRLPLKDGLKTLCKMGEMLTDLGAIGTKSLGLCYEFHDPVARNHWKAPCFSRNGEWIIGGSTGREHKIHIWDSDGRVVKILKGPPKVGLISLAWHPVHPIIVSLSMTGLIYIWAKAYAEKWSAFYPDFKELDHMEEYVEREDEFDIVPEVLPEIRQVEESVFNHDEEVDIITMENESMLSDSEMSEEELCFLQSVPRPDTPDQQQDGNHGFNDLNQMEGTDGGHYSAANVTRLLTRTRSKRRRKPTEKLLELLGETAKKQANWPNTGSRYSIDC, from the exons ATGGCCTTTAATCGCAGAGGCACTCTTCTTGCTG CTGGGTGCTCTAATGGAAGTTGTGTCATCTGGGACTTCGAAACAAGAGTGATTGCAAAGGAGCTCAAGGATGAAGATTGCACTGCTGTCATAACTAGTGTTTGTTGGTCAAAGTATGGCCATCGCATTCTAGTTTCCATGGCCGACAAGAGATTGATCCTTTGGGATGTAGCTACTGGAGTAAAGGTTGCCCAAACAACTATAAAGTTAATCTCTTTGCATGCTCAACTACATCCTGGCTCTTCTATTCCATCTCTATGCTTGGTAAATCCTATATATTCAGCTCCATTTTTAGTTGATCTGAACACCGGGAAATCTACTGTCTTGCCTATTTCAGTCTCGGAATGTGTAAAGGATTCTGCTTCTCATATTCCTTCTTGCTTTAATATCCATGGCGATCTTGTTTATGTGGGTAATTCTAAGGGTGAGATACTCATAATTGATCATCACAGTATTCAATTACGCGCAGTAGTTTATCATGCTAGGGGTGCTGTGATTAAGAACATTGTCTTTAGTAGGAACGGTATGTACCTTCTCACAAATTCAAGTGACGGAACTATTAGGGTTTTTGAGAATAGGCTTCCTTTGAAAGACGGCCTGAAAACGCTTTGTAAAATGGGTGAGATGTTGACTGATCTTGGAGCCATAGGAACAAAGAGCTTGGGGTTGTGTTATGAGTTTCACGACCCGGTTGCTAGAAACCATTGGAAGGCTCCTTGCTTCAGTAGAAATGGCGAGTGGATAATTGGTGGGTCGACTGGTAGGGAGCACAAGATACACATCTGGGATAGTGATGGTCGCGTTGTGAAAATTCTTAAAGGTCCTCCAAAAGTAGGCTTGATTAGTTTGGCTTGGCATCCTGTTCACCCTATCATTGTCTCGTTATCTATGACCGGCTTGATATACATATGGGCCAAAGCCTATGCCGAGAAATGGAGTGCGTTTTATCCCGACTTTAAAGAGCTTGATCATATGGAAGAGTATGTGGAAAGAGAGGATGAATTTGACATTGTGCCTGAAGTTCTGCCTGAAATAAGACAG GTGGAAGAGTCGGTTTTTAACCATGATGAAGAGGTTGACATTATTACAATGGAAAATGAATCAATGCTTAGTGATTCAGAGATGTCTGAGGAAGAACTTTGTTTCTTACAGTCAGTTCCTCGTCCTGATACTCCTGATCAGCAGCAAGATGGGAATCATGGGTTTAATGACTTGAATCAAATGGAAG GTACTGATGGTGGTCACTACTCGGCTGCAAATGTCACGAGACTCCTGACCAGAACAAGATCGAAAAGGCGACGAAAGCCAACAGAGAAGCTGTTGGAGTTACTGGGAGAGACTGCCAAGAAGCAGGCGAACTGGCCCAACACTGGATCCCGATACTCCATAGATTGCTAG
- the LOC141612615 gene encoding protein RBL-like isoform X1 — protein MNTPNTDDSMQKEIPEVIEEYLEHAGVIKCMAFNRRGTLLAAGCSNGSCVIWDFETRVIAKELKDEDCTAVITSVCWSKYGHRILVSMADKRLILWDVATGVKVAQTTIKLISLHAQLHPGSSIPSLCLVNPIYSAPFLVDLNTGKSTVLPISVSECVKDSASHIPSCFNIHGDLVYVGNSKGEILIIDHHSIQLRAVVYHARGAVIKNIVFSRNGMYLLTNSSDGTIRVFENRLPLKDGLKTLCKMGEMLTDLGAIGTKSLGLCYEFHDPVARNHWKAPCFSRNGEWIIGGSTGREHKIHIWDSDGRVVKILKGPPKVGLISLAWHPVHPIIVSLSMTGLIYIWAKAYAEKWSAFYPDFKELDHMEEYVEREDEFDIVPEVLPEIRQVEESVFNHDEEVDIITMENESMLSDSEMSEEELCFLQSVPRPDTPDQQQDGNHGFNDLNQMEGTDGGHYSAANVTRLLTRTRSKRRRKPTEKLLELLGETAKKQANWPNTGSRYSIDC, from the exons ATGAACACCCCAAACACAG ATGATTCAATGCAAAAGGAGATTCCAGAGGTGATAGAAGAATACTTGGAACATGCTGGTGTCATCAAATGCATGGCCTTTAATCGCAGAGGCACTCTTCTTGCTG CTGGGTGCTCTAATGGAAGTTGTGTCATCTGGGACTTCGAAACAAGAGTGATTGCAAAGGAGCTCAAGGATGAAGATTGCACTGCTGTCATAACTAGTGTTTGTTGGTCAAAGTATGGCCATCGCATTCTAGTTTCCATGGCCGACAAGAGATTGATCCTTTGGGATGTAGCTACTGGAGTAAAGGTTGCCCAAACAACTATAAAGTTAATCTCTTTGCATGCTCAACTACATCCTGGCTCTTCTATTCCATCTCTATGCTTGGTAAATCCTATATATTCAGCTCCATTTTTAGTTGATCTGAACACCGGGAAATCTACTGTCTTGCCTATTTCAGTCTCGGAATGTGTAAAGGATTCTGCTTCTCATATTCCTTCTTGCTTTAATATCCATGGCGATCTTGTTTATGTGGGTAATTCTAAGGGTGAGATACTCATAATTGATCATCACAGTATTCAATTACGCGCAGTAGTTTATCATGCTAGGGGTGCTGTGATTAAGAACATTGTCTTTAGTAGGAACGGTATGTACCTTCTCACAAATTCAAGTGACGGAACTATTAGGGTTTTTGAGAATAGGCTTCCTTTGAAAGACGGCCTGAAAACGCTTTGTAAAATGGGTGAGATGTTGACTGATCTTGGAGCCATAGGAACAAAGAGCTTGGGGTTGTGTTATGAGTTTCACGACCCGGTTGCTAGAAACCATTGGAAGGCTCCTTGCTTCAGTAGAAATGGCGAGTGGATAATTGGTGGGTCGACTGGTAGGGAGCACAAGATACACATCTGGGATAGTGATGGTCGCGTTGTGAAAATTCTTAAAGGTCCTCCAAAAGTAGGCTTGATTAGTTTGGCTTGGCATCCTGTTCACCCTATCATTGTCTCGTTATCTATGACCGGCTTGATATACATATGGGCCAAAGCCTATGCCGAGAAATGGAGTGCGTTTTATCCCGACTTTAAAGAGCTTGATCATATGGAAGAGTATGTGGAAAGAGAGGATGAATTTGACATTGTGCCTGAAGTTCTGCCTGAAATAAGACAG GTGGAAGAGTCGGTTTTTAACCATGATGAAGAGGTTGACATTATTACAATGGAAAATGAATCAATGCTTAGTGATTCAGAGATGTCTGAGGAAGAACTTTGTTTCTTACAGTCAGTTCCTCGTCCTGATACTCCTGATCAGCAGCAAGATGGGAATCATGGGTTTAATGACTTGAATCAAATGGAAG GTACTGATGGTGGTCACTACTCGGCTGCAAATGTCACGAGACTCCTGACCAGAACAAGATCGAAAAGGCGACGAAAGCCAACAGAGAAGCTGTTGGAGTTACTGGGAGAGACTGCCAAGAAGCAGGCGAACTGGCCCAACACTGGATCCCGATACTCCATAGATTGCTAG
- the LOC141610529 gene encoding MDIS1-interacting receptor like kinase 2-like isoform X2 has protein sequence MRKESKLTMLLKPLFSLLHLFLLISLVFLLNPNSTRATPQEAEALIRWKENLHTENQTFLSSWSLPRASLTANNRAISSPCFWLGVGCVDGSVTSLNLTNVGLTAALIICVIFALVYYTRKAGRKEDELEPEFFSIRKFDGKLRYGDIRKATDGFADEYCIGVGGHGRVYKAVLSTGQVVAVKKLGSILNSHLEDRKNFETEIEVLTKIRHRNIVKLYGFFSNADHSLLVYEYLERGSLGKVLKDDKECREFAWEKRVHVIKSIAHALSYMHHDCSPPIIHRDLSSNNVLLDKDFEARVSDFGTAKLLSLDSSNLTEVAGTYGYIAPELAYMMNPTNKCDVYSFGVLSLEIIMGSHPGNLMSPYSSSSVNSSTSPHPSSFVSLLQNHTKSYKDLLDHQISEPSPEMADEIAAIIKLAAECTNSNPDQRPTMRNVCQRLSPTRKIGHYESLLQTNTSLNMSGSRWESSSYTRSHSAVF, from the exons ATGAGAAAAGAAAGTAAATTGACAATGCTACTCAAACCTCTATTTTCTCTTCTTCATCTTTTCCTTCTGATAAGTCTGGTTTTCTTACTCAATCCTAACTCGACTCGAGCAACTCCACAAGAAGCCGAGGCCCTTATCCGATGGAAAGAAAACCTTCATACCGAAAACCAGACATTTCTTTCTTCTTGGTCACTTCCAAGGGCAAGTCTAACTGCGAATAATCGAGCTATCAGCTCACCATGCTTTTGGCTTGGGGTCGGATGTGTTGATGGAAGTGTTACTAGCTTGAACTTAACAAATGTGGGATTAACAG CTGCCCTAATCATATGCGTAATTTTTGCACTTGTCTACTACACACGGAAAGCTGGGAGGAAAGAAGACGAGCTAGAACCAGAGTTCTTCTCTATAAGGAAATTCGATGGAAAGCTGAGGTATGGTGACATAAGAAAAGCTACAGACGGATTCGCTGATGAGTATTGTATTGGTGTTGGTGGACATGGGCGGGTTTATAAAGCTGTACTATCCACGGGTCAAGTTGTTGCTGTTAAAAAGCTGGGATCAATCCTAAACTCACATCTTGAAGATCGGAAGAACTTTGAGACAGAAATCGAAGTATTAACGAAGATAAGGCATCGCAACATTGTTAAGCTTTATGGGTTTTTCTCTAATGCTGATCACTCATTGTTGGTTTACGAGTACTTGGAGAGGGGTAGCTTGGGAAAAGTGCTCAAGGATGACAAGGAGTGCAGAGAATTCGCCTGGGAGAAAAGGGTGCATGTCATCAAAAGCATTGCGCATGCGCTTTCTTATATGCACCATGATTGTTCTCCTCCTATCATCCATAGAGATCTTTCTTCTAATAATGTGCTGCTTGACAAGGATTTTGAGGCCCGGGTTTCCGACTTTGGCACAGCCAAGCTACTGAGTCTGGACTCCTCCAACCTGACTGAGGTCGCCGGAACATATGGCTATATTGCTCCAG AGCTTGCGTACATGATGAATCCCACCAATAAATGCGATGTATACAGCTTTGGAGTTCTATCACTGGAAATCATAATGGGAAGCCATCCTGGGAACTTGATGTCGCCTTATTCAAGTTCATCTGTGAATTCTTCAACATCTCCTCACCCATCATCTTTCGTCTCTCTGCTTCAAAATCATACTAAATCTTACAAAGATCTCTTAGACCATCAAATATCAGAACCTTCCCCGGAAATGGCTGATGAAATAGCAGCAATTATCAAGCTAGCTGCTGAATGCACTAACTCTAATCCAGACCAGAGACCAACCATGCGAAATGTGTGCCAGCGGTTGTCACCAACGCGAAAGATTGGTCATTATGAGTCATTATTGCAGACAAACACATCGCTGAACATGTCTGGGAGTCGATGGGAAAGTTCAAGCTACACAAGGTCACATAGCGCAGTCTTTTGA
- the LOC141610528 gene encoding receptor protein kinase TMK1-like, whose translation MHKMKKRYNLWQNLLLILATWSCFCCCTDKNAVSAAETVDATDVSVMLALKKSLNPPVSLGWADPDPCKWTHVGCSDEKRVTRIQIGHQNLEGTLPADLSVLTSLERLELQWNKLSGSLPSLKGLNSLQVIMLSNNNFSSIPIDFFDGLTSLQSVDIDNNPLDAWEIPESLKDASSLKNFSANSANVIGKIPDIFGSDSFPGLVNLHLAFNNLEGELPSSFIGFGIQSLWVNGQKSEGKLGGRIDVLQNMTSLKEVWLHDNGFSGPLPDFSGLNDLQVLSVRDNLLTGVVPLSLMKLDSLTVVNLTNNLLQGPVPVFKSSVVVDSTNNTNSFCLPSPGDCSPQVNVLLSVAKSMCYPARFAQNWKGNDPCADWLGITCTNGNITIVNLERLGLNGTISPAFSSLGSLQRLILADNNLTGTIPQELTTLPSLTELDVSNNQLYGKVPSFKKNLILKTQGNPDIGKDLSQITHSPDGSFPGSTADGKSGGPGKKSELSSAAIIAICVIGAVLFLIICGVVGFCLYKRKQSKFSRVQSPNAIVIHPQHSGSDNDSVKITVAGSSVSVVTPSESHTFQGSETGDVQMAENGNMVISIQVLKNVTNNFSEDNILGRGGFGTVYKGELHDGTKIAVKRMECGVITGKGLNEFKSEIAVLTKVRHRHLVALLGYCLDENEKLLVYEYMPQGTLSRFIFNWAEEGLKPLEWTRRLSIALDVARGVEYLHTLAHQSFIHRDLKPSNILLGDDMRAKVADFGLVRLAPEGKASIETRIAGTFGYLAPEYAVTGRVTTKVDIFSFGVILMELITGRKALDETQPEESMHLVTWFKRMHLNKETFRKAIDPTIDLDEETLASVSTVAELAGHCCAREPYQRPDMGHIVNVLSSLVEQWKPDDSSFDDCYGIDLDMSLPQALKRWKDSEGTSQVDSTSSSFVADNTQTSMVARPYGFAESFTSADGR comes from the exons ATGCACAAAATGAAGAAAAGATACAATCTTTGGCAGAATTTATTGCTGATTTTAGCAACTTGGTCATGTTTTTGTTGCTGTACTGATAAAAATGCAGTTTCTGCAGCAGAAACAGTTGATGCTACTGATGTTTCTGTAATGTTAGCACTGAAAAAGAGCTTGAATCCACCTGTGTCACTTGGGTGGGCTGACCCGGATCCATGTAAATGGACCCATGTGGGTTGTTCAGATGAAAAACGGGTGACCCGGATTCAAATAGGCCATCAAAACCTTGAAGGTACACTTCCTGCAGATCTTTCTGTATTAACTTCACTTGAAAGGTTAGAACTTCAGTGGAATAAACTGTCAGGTTCACTTCCTAGCTTAAAAGGGTTGAATTCATTGCAAGTTATAATGTTGAGTAATAATAATTTTAGTTCAATTCCTATTGATTTCTTTGATGGGTTAACTTCACTGCAATCTGTTGATATTGATAATAATCCTCTTGATGCTTGGGAAATTCCTGAATCATTGAAAGATGCTTCTTCATTAAAGAATTTTTCTGCTAATTCTGCTAATGTTATTGGTAAAATACCTGATATTTTCGGGTCGGATTCGTTTCCGGGTTTGGTTAATTTGCATTTGGCATTTAATAATTTGGAAGGTGAGTTGCCAAGTAGTTTTATTGGGTTTGGAATTCAGTCATTGTGGGTTAATGGACAGAAAAGTGAGGGTAAACTTGGTGGAAGAATTGATGTTTTGCAGAATATGACTTCTTTGAAAGAAGTTTGGTTGCATGATAATGGGTTTTCTGGTCCGTTGCCGGACTTTTCGGGTTTAAATGATCTGCAGGTATTAAGTGTTAGGGATAATTTGTTAACTGGGGTTGTTCCATTGTCTCTAATGAAGTTGGATTCGTTGACGGTTGTGAATTTGACTAATAATTTACTTCAAGGGCCTGTGCCTGTGTTTAAGAGCTCGGTTGTGGTTGATTCGACTAATAATACGAACAGTTTCTGCTTGCCAAGTCCCGGTGATTGTAGCCCTCAAGTGAATGTACTATTGTCAGTAGCCAAGTCCATGTGTTATCCAGCAAGGTTTGCTCAAAACTGGAAAGGAAACGACCCGTGTGCTGATTGGCTTGGTATCACTTGCACCAATGGTAACATTACTATAGTTAATTTGGAGAGGTTAGGTCTCAATGGAACTATTTCTCCTGCTTTTTCCAGTCTCGGATCATTGCAAAGGCTAATTCTTGCTGATAATAACCTCACTGGTACTATTCCTCAGGAGCTCACTACTCTGCCGTCCCTTACTGAACTAGATGTGTCAAATAATCAGCTGTATGGCAAAGTTCCGTCATTTAAGAAAAACTTGATTCTAAAAACACAGGGTAATCCTGACATTGGTAAGGATTTGAGCCAGATAACTCATAGTCCGGACGGTTCCTTTCCGGGATCCACAGCTGACGGGAAAAGTGGTGGCCCCGGCAAGAAATCTGAACTTTCTAGTGCTGCAATTATTGCTATTTGCGTGATTGGGGCTGTTCTCTTTTTGATTATTTGTGGTGTCGTGGGATTCTGTCTTTACAAAAGGAAGCAAAGCAAGTTTAGTAGAGTGCAGAGTCCTAATGCCATAGTAATCCACCCCCAGCATTCTGGGTCCGATAATGACAGTGTTAAAATCACCGTTGCTGGTTCAAGTGTCAGTGTTGTCACTCCTAGCGAGAGTCACACCTTTCAGGGGAGTGAAACAGGTGATGTCCAAATGGCTGAAAATGGAAATATGGTTATTTCCATCCAAGTCCTCAAAAATGTGACTAACAATTTCAGTGAGGACAACATTTTGGGAAGAGGTGGTTTCGGAACTGTATACAAAGGAGAATTGCACGATGGCACGAAGATTGCTGTGAAAAGAATGGAGTGTGGTGTAATAACCGGAAAGGGGTTGAATGAGTTCAAATCTGAAATCGCGGTCTTGACCAAGGTTCGACATAGGCATTTGGTTGCACTTCTTGGGTACTGTTTGGATGAGAATGAGAAGCTGCTGGTATATGAGTACATGCCTCAAGGAACCTTGAGTAGATTTATCTTTAACTGGGCCGAGGAAGGGTTGAAGCCTTTGGAATGGACTAGGAGGCTAAGCATTGCCTTGGATGTAGCGAGAGGCGTTGAGTATCTCCATACGTTGGCCCATCAGAGCTTTATACACAGGGACCTAAAACCTTCTAATATCCTACTTGGAGACGATATGAGGGCAAAGGTTGCAGATTTTGGTCTCGTGCGTTTGGCTCCTGAAGGCAAGGCCTCCATTGAAACTAGGATTGCTGGAACCTTCGGCTACTTGGCGCCAGAATATGCAG TGACAGGGCGAGTAACCACCAAAGTCGATATCTTTAGCTTCGGAGTGATACTCATGGAGTTGATTACAGGAAGGAAAGCCTTAGATGAGACACAGCCCGAGGAAAGCATGCATCTTGTCACATGGTTCAAGAGGATGCACCTCAACAAGGAAACTTTCCGCAAGGCCATTGACCCTACTATTGATCTCGATGAGGAGACTCTCGCCAGCGTCAGCACGGTTGCTGAGTTGGCAGGCCACTGCTGCGCGAGGGAACCATATCAAAGGCCAGACATGGGCCACATTGTGAATGTCTTATCGTCTCTAGTAGAACAGTGGAAACCGGATGACTCAAGCTTTGACGACTGTTATGGGATTGATCTGGATATGTCTCTACCACAAGCCCTTAAAAGATGGAAGGATTCTGAAGGAACTAGCCAGGTGGACTCCACATCATCATCCTTTGTGGCAGACAACACTCAAACTAGCATGGTTGCTCGTCCATACGGATTCGCTGAGTCATTCACTTCAGCAGACGGAAGATGA
- the LOC141610524 gene encoding uncharacterized protein LOC141610524 — protein MDTIYQKLRDLDAYPKINEDFYKRTFSGGIITIVASLIMSLLFISEFRSYLHTIKETTLVVDTSRGGTLRINFDITFPAVPCTILSIDAEDISGEKHFDIRHDIIKKRIDVHGNEIEARKDSIGAPKIEKPLQKHGGRLEHNETYCGSCYGAETADDHCCNSCEEVREAYRKKGWALHNLDMIDQCVREGFFQKIHEEKGEGCNVNGFLEVNKVAGTFHFVPGKAFHISDFQPADLIAVQKDDYNISHKINKLAFGEYFPGVMNPLDGVQWLQDTTSGMYQYFVKVVPTVYTDKKGHNIESNQFSVTEHLRNLDAGHYQAVPGVFFFYDLSPVKVTFLEKGMSFLHFMTNVCAIVGGTFTVAGITDSFVFHGRKVVNKKLLKKLG, from the exons ATGGATACAATTTATCAAAAGCTTCGAGATTTGGATGCGTACCCTAAAATTAATGAGGATTTTTATAAGAGAACTTTTTCTGGTGGTATTATCACCATTGTTGCTTCCTTAATCATGTCATTGCTCTTCATCTCTGAGTTCA GATCATATCTCCATACTATTAAAGAGACCACACTTGTAGTTGACACATCTAGAGGGGGGACTCTGCGCATCAAT TTTGATATTACTTTTCCTGCAGTCCCTTGTACAATTCTCAGCATCGATGCTGAAGATATTAGTGGAGAGAAGCATTTTGACATA AGACATGATATTATCAAAAAGAGAATTGATGTCCATGGGAATGAAATTGAAGCAAGGAAGGATAGCATTGGAGCCCCAAAG ATTGAGAAGCCTTTGCAGAAACATGGTGGGAGACTCGAGCACAACGAGACATATTGTGGTTCATGTTATGGAGCAGAAACG GCCGATGACCATTGCTGCAACTCATGTGAAGAAGTTCGTGAAGCATACCGGAAAAAAGGCTGGGCATTACATAATTTGGATATGATAGATCAG TGTGTGAGGGAAGGTTTTTTCCAAAAGATCCATGAGGAAAAAGGTGAAGGTTGCAATGTTAACGGATTTCTGGAAGTTAACAAAGTGGCTGGAACTTTCCATTTTGTACCTGGAAAGGCCTTCCATATATCAGATTTTCAACCTGCTGATCTGATTGCTGTTCAAAAGGATGATTACAAT ATAAGTCACAAAATCAACAAGTTAGCTTTTGGAGAGTATTTTCCCGGCGTGATGAATCCTTTGGATGG GGTGCAGTGGCTGCAAGACACGACTAGTGGAATGTACCAGTATTTTGTCAAG GTTGTCCCAACTGTATATACCGATAAGAAAGGACATAATATCGAATCAAATCAG TTCTCTGTGACAGAACACTTGAGGAATTTAGACGCTGGACATTATCAGGCTGTTCCAGGGGTTTTCTTCTTCTACGATCTTTCTCCAGTAAAG gtgACCTTCTTGGAGAAGggtatgtcatttttacacttcATGACTAATGTCTGCGCTATCGTTGGAG
- the LOC141610529 gene encoding MDIS1-interacting receptor like kinase 2-like isoform X1: MASSAISLSSSPTTIPPSFLSLHPSFSRNFAPPNFTPVSLSSSSNNLSSFIVSASLNSTDASIPIEKRFAAFPTVLDIDQIRDILPHRYPFLLVDRVVEYNPGVTAVAIKNVTINDNFFPGHFPHRPIMPGVLMVEVLLDLSKNLLSGEIPLQLGNLVDLEILDLSHNNLSGEIPVTFDQLQSLQVINVSYNKLEGPIPDSSVFQKAPLTSFMGNQAALIICVIFALVYYTRKAGRKEDELEPEFFSIRKFDGKLRYGDIRKATDGFADEYCIGVGGHGRVYKAVLSTGQVVAVKKLGSILNSHLEDRKNFETEIEVLTKIRHRNIVKLYGFFSNADHSLLVYEYLERGSLGKVLKDDKECREFAWEKRVHVIKSIAHALSYMHHDCSPPIIHRDLSSNNVLLDKDFEARVSDFGTAKLLSLDSSNLTEVAGTYGYIAPELAYMMNPTNKCDVYSFGVLSLEIIMGSHPGNLMSPYSSSSVNSSTSPHPSSFVSLLQNHTKSYKDLLDHQISEPSPEMADEIAAIIKLAAECTNSNPDQRPTMRNVCQRLSPTRKIGHYESLLQTNTSLNMSGSRWESSSYTRSHSAVF, translated from the exons ATGGCGTCCTCAGCGATTTCTCTCTCCTCTTCACCCACCACCATTCCTCCAAGCTTTCTCTCTCTTCACCCATCTTTCTCCCGTAACTTTGCTCCTCCGAATTTCACCCCTGTTTCTCTCTCTTCATCCTCGAATAATCTCTCTTCCTTCATCGTTTCGGCTTCTCTCAACTCTACTGACGCTTCCATCCCCATTGAAAAGC GATTTGCGGCATTTCCTACGGTGTTGGATATTGATCAAATTCGCGACATTTTACCTCATCG GTATCCATTTCTGTTAGTGGATAGAGTGGTGGAGTATAACCCTGGAGTGACGGCAGTGGCGATCAAGAATGTGACGATTAATGATAACTTCTTCCCGGGACATTTTCCGCACAGGCCTATTATGCCTGGTGTTCTTATGGTTGAG GTTCTACTGGATTTAAGCAAAAACCTGCTATCTGGTGAAATTCCCTTACAACTTGGTAATTTGGTCGACTTGGAGATACTAGATCTTTCTCATAACAATCTTTCGGGTGAAATCCCAGTAACATTTGATCAACTCCAGAGCCTGCAAGTCATTAACGTCTCCTACAACAAACTTGAGGGTCCTATTCCCGACAGCAGCGTGTTTCAGAAAGCTCCCTTGACATCATTCATGGGAAATCAAG CTGCCCTAATCATATGCGTAATTTTTGCACTTGTCTACTACACACGGAAAGCTGGGAGGAAAGAAGACGAGCTAGAACCAGAGTTCTTCTCTATAAGGAAATTCGATGGAAAGCTGAGGTATGGTGACATAAGAAAAGCTACAGACGGATTCGCTGATGAGTATTGTATTGGTGTTGGTGGACATGGGCGGGTTTATAAAGCTGTACTATCCACGGGTCAAGTTGTTGCTGTTAAAAAGCTGGGATCAATCCTAAACTCACATCTTGAAGATCGGAAGAACTTTGAGACAGAAATCGAAGTATTAACGAAGATAAGGCATCGCAACATTGTTAAGCTTTATGGGTTTTTCTCTAATGCTGATCACTCATTGTTGGTTTACGAGTACTTGGAGAGGGGTAGCTTGGGAAAAGTGCTCAAGGATGACAAGGAGTGCAGAGAATTCGCCTGGGAGAAAAGGGTGCATGTCATCAAAAGCATTGCGCATGCGCTTTCTTATATGCACCATGATTGTTCTCCTCCTATCATCCATAGAGATCTTTCTTCTAATAATGTGCTGCTTGACAAGGATTTTGAGGCCCGGGTTTCCGACTTTGGCACAGCCAAGCTACTGAGTCTGGACTCCTCCAACCTGACTGAGGTCGCCGGAACATATGGCTATATTGCTCCAG AGCTTGCGTACATGATGAATCCCACCAATAAATGCGATGTATACAGCTTTGGAGTTCTATCACTGGAAATCATAATGGGAAGCCATCCTGGGAACTTGATGTCGCCTTATTCAAGTTCATCTGTGAATTCTTCAACATCTCCTCACCCATCATCTTTCGTCTCTCTGCTTCAAAATCATACTAAATCTTACAAAGATCTCTTAGACCATCAAATATCAGAACCTTCCCCGGAAATGGCTGATGAAATAGCAGCAATTATCAAGCTAGCTGCTGAATGCACTAACTCTAATCCAGACCAGAGACCAACCATGCGAAATGTGTGCCAGCGGTTGTCACCAACGCGAAAGATTGGTCATTATGAGTCATTATTGCAGACAAACACATCGCTGAACATGTCTGGGAGTCGATGGGAAAGTTCAAGCTACACAAGGTCACATAGCGCAGTCTTTTGA